The Terriglobales bacterium genomic sequence CCCTCGCTCAGGATGACATTGCTCATAAAGCAGTTTTGAAAATTGAATGACGGAGCCGGGTGCACCTCGGGCTGACGCCCTCGTGGAACGGCGTGCCGGCCCTGAAGGGGCTCGAGAGATTTTTGGGACGCTGACCCACGGCTGACACCGTGGGCTGGAATTGTGCCGACCTCGCTACGCTCGGGCTGGGGTTGCGGGCGGTCATATTCGGACCTTGCACCACAGAGGGCACGGAGGGATCGAAAAGCATTTTCAAGAAAAGCATAGATCCTGAGCTTTGCCCAGGATGACAGGGGTTGTTCAGGGATTGGAATGCCTGTCGGCGGTTGCGCGGTGCGGACGGTGTAGGGGTCCTTCGACTCGGGCGTGCGCCCTCGCTCAGGATGACACGCCAGGTTGCGTTTACTTCGGTTGGACCACCGCCAGTGAAGCCGGAAAATCGCCCGTCGCAAAATGCGTACCGGGAACCGGCTGCAGCATTCCCGACGCGCGGTCCACGACAAACCCTGAAACCGTGCCGTGGCCGGAGGCGGTCACGTCCTGCCGATTGACTGCGTACACGTAAGCTCCGCTCGGATCGAAAGCGACGTCCACCGTCCCCAGCCCTGATGAAAATGGGCTGCCGCTGATTTTGTCCAGTTCGTGCGTGGCATCATTCAACAAAAACATGGACACTCCGCCGGCAAAGGTCGTGGTGTCGGTTTCCTCGGTCACCGCGAAGAACTTTCCCATAGGATCGGCGGCCACTCCGAGCGGGTTCTGTGCCTGTGCCCTGATGTCCGTGGCGGCAATGTTTCCCGTGGTTGGATCCACATGGAACTCAGACACCTCGTTGCTGTTCAGTTCGCTGGCGGCCAGGAAAGTTCCTGCCGGATTGAGCGCGAGTTTGTGTTTGGCAGTATTGAAGTCGCCGGCCTGAAGGAGCGCACCGCTGAGCGGATCGCGGTCCACGACTAAGACTCCGCTGTCGGTAGCCGCGTAGATGAACTTGCCGCTGGGGTGCATCGCCAGGCCGGTTGCCGTTCCATTCACCAGCAGGGGCGATCCGGGCAGCGGGGTAAGTGAACCCCCGGCGCCAATCGCAAACCCCTCGATCTCGCCGTCGGACGCGCCGAACCTGGTAGTGGCGATGTACACATCCTTGCTGGCGGGATCTACCGTCACGGCACGCGCGCAAACGCCGTCCAGGGTCTTATTGTCACTACGGGTCAGTGCGCCGGAGGAGCGATCGACCGTCTCCGACAAGATTGTGCTATGGACCAGAGTGCAATTCGAGCCCCTCGCTCCCGTAACCGACCCGTCTCCCGCCACGAACACCAATCGCCCTTGCGGATCGGCGGCAATCGCGCTGGGACCATCCCCCGCGGCGAATGGAGCGCCGGCCAGCGGCTTGAGAGCTCCGGTAGCTGCATCCATCGAGAATCCTGAGATGCTTCCGCCCACCTGTTGCGTTGAGCCGTTATTCGCGACGTAAACAAACGTCGCCGCGGAACTCGGAGTTGCCGGCGGTGGCGACGCAGGTGGAGTCGTGGTCGCGGGAGTGGTAACCGTGGGCGTATTGTTGGCGGAAGTGACGTTCCCTCCACAGCCAATCCAGGTGATGCTGATCAAGATTAGACAGAGTACAAGCACTCTGAAGTGAGCCATGGACGCGGTCTCCCGGCAACAAGGTTTTGGGGGAACGATGTTGCCCTCTGTGATGGCTCGATCAATCGCCGCGTTTGCCGCTGCTGGCGAGAATACAGGATAAATCAGCAGGAGATCAGCTTTGCTCTCAGGGGACGGGTTGCAACATGGAGAATCGGGAATCTTGGCTCCGTGTCTTCCGTGGCTAAAGCAGCGTTTTTCCTGCGGTCAAGCTAGAATAGGGAATTGGGCGCTTCTCAGCGGCAGGGTTAAGCTGTCGAAGCGCCGCCAAGGGAATATGTTCGAAGTCAGCGTGGAAGATTCGTTTGCAGCCGGCCATGCGCTCCGCGGGTATCGCGGCAAGTGCGAGAACCCGCACGGGCACAACTACAAGGTCCAAATTACGTTGTCGGGCGAGGACCTGGACGGCATCGGCCTGCTTTACGACTTTAAGGACCTGAAGCAGGCGATGAACCAGATCATCGAGCGCCTGGACCACCAGTTCCTCAACGACATCGAGCCGTTCCGCCAACTCAATCCCTCGGCGGAAAACATGGCACGCTACTTTTACCAGGAAGCGACGTCGCACCTGAAGCAGGCTACGGCCGGGCGGGTGAAGGTGAAGCGAGTGAAGATCTGGGAGACGGATACGACCACCGCGACCTACTTCGAATAAGGGTTATCGGTCTCTCACGCTGGCAGGCGCGAGAGAACCGATAACCGAGAAGCGAAGCCCCTACTGCACGACGGCGGTAAAGACCTCTTCCATCATCAGTTTGGTGCGGCACCCGGTGGCGGGCAGCTGGTTGTTGCGGGTGTCGGTCCAAATGGGATGGGAAACGCCGCCGAAGGAGACCAGGCCTTCATAGTCGCCTTGCTGGTTGCCATAGTCGATAGCGGAGCAGGGGAAAACGCCGCCGCAGTCGTGCTCGTTGGAGCTGGCGGTGGTGACGCGCAGATTGGGCGAGCTGAACGCCAGGCCGCCATTGGTCGATTGGGCAAAGTAGATATCGGTCCCGTAGCGTAAGCCGGTGGTGTCGTTACGAGTATCGTAGAACGATACGTTAACGGAGCCGGTAACGGGATCGACCGAAAGCCACTGGTTGAAGCGATCGACTTTGAAAGGAAGCTGGTCGGTGACGGCGACCGGTGTCGACCAGGTGGCACCCCGGTTGTTGGAGTAAGACACGAAGATGTCGGTACCCTGGGCGCCCTGATCCATCCACGCGCAATAGAGTCGGCCGCGGTTCGCACCGGCCGAGTTATCGGCGGCACAGGCGGGATAGAGGAGCGCGCCGCGGAACGATTCAGCGGGCGGCAACGCCTCGAATCCCAGCGATTGCGGGGCGATGACCACCGGCGTGCCGAAGGTCAGACCGCCATCGAAGGAGCGATTGAAGGTGATGGCGCTGGCGGCGTAATCGTTCCAGGCGACGTAGACCTCGCCGTTGGGGCCGGTGAAAGGCACAGCGCCGATCGCCCTTCCCGGGCC encodes the following:
- a CDS encoding beta-propeller fold lactonase family protein — its product is MDAATGALKPLAGAPFAAGDGPSAIAADPQGRLVFVAGDGSVTGARGSNCTLVHSTILSETVDRSSGALTRSDNKTLDGVCARAVTVDPASKDVYIATTRFGASDGEIEGFAIGAGGSLTPLPGSPLLVNGTATGLAMHPSGKFIYAATDSGVLVVDRDPLSGALLQAGDFNTAKHKLALNPAGTFLAASELNSNEVSEFHVDPTTGNIAATDIRAQAQNPLGVAADPMGKFFAVTEETDTTTFAGGVSMFLLNDATHELDKISGSPFSSGLGTVDVAFDPSGAYVYAVNRQDVTASGHGTVSGFVVDRASGMLQPVPGTHFATGDFPASLAVVQPK
- the queD gene encoding 6-carboxytetrahydropterin synthase QueD — protein: MFEVSVEDSFAAGHALRGYRGKCENPHGHNYKVQITLSGEDLDGIGLLYDFKDLKQAMNQIIERLDHQFLNDIEPFRQLNPSAENMARYFYQEATSHLKQATAGRVKVKRVKIWETDTTTATYFE
- a CDS encoding sialidase family protein; the protein is MKHLFVFCFALATIIPAAAQTNNPNQPTWWNKYQQLTSKGISPDSGVSIASLQAGPNVDVSNECGPQSETYITLNPNHPATLAAGSNEIFRLPMRGYFSTDGGSSWGGIDLPLPPAIGANGTRFGSDPSLAFDTAGNTFYSYIVVFFSAGRGRGAINGTEMAVARSSDGGATYPNVTYFSFSGGENHFNDKPMITADTSPSSPFRDNVYVAWDAATGGSSSGGIRLGRSSDHGNSFSVVRADNPRGPGRAIGAVPFTGPNGEVYVAWNDYAASAITFNRSFDGGLTFGTPVVIAPQSLGFEALPPAESFRGALLYPACAADNSAGANRGRLYCAWMDQGAQGTDIFVSYSNNRGATWSTPVAVTDQLPFKVDRFNQWLSVDPVTGSVNVSFYDTRNDTTGLRYGTDIYFAQSTNGGLAFSSPNLRVTTASSNEHDCGGVFPCSAIDYGNQQGDYEGLVSFGGVSHPIWTDTRNNQLPATGCRTKLMMEEVFTAVVQ